Proteins from a genomic interval of Drosophila melanogaster chromosome 2R:
- the hrm gene encoding hermes, isoform B — protein sequence MHKEKIINSQNASKINQKDHKPNGNTNESRHKTVSLINKKDDKEYDLVPPDGGWGWLVLLGSCLTNILIPGTIKSFGVLFSEFTDAFNSSPTKAAWIPALCYFLYSSLGPVSSILSVKYSYRTVTLLGGASASLGMILSFWASSIEFLYISYGVLVGIGAGLSFPPTVYIVTSYFAKLRGLANGLCISGSALGSIILPPLLRWLLETYGYHGSCLIMGGITLNVFVAALFYEPVEQHMVRVPRARQALENIPEEEDIGIVMKFENVDEPVPKNEPADKPLLPYNSPPSPLYLPGDERLQFVRSASAAVVQSYSKSGDEFQSRSRKISTPVRLPQRNQTFTPGQLNSQSSLYAVPEGRSSSNKLTLRNSSKSRLSKRSPSTSSFLYVSTPYHGSTLSFQPKEFSSHLSLRSMGSSGTGHAGDSTGQDGSYADVDARGQAQQPQRSKFFDLSLLKDPMYLVILISNSTNAISYTNFIILLPSFGEARGFNKSLSAYLLSVVSATDLIGRIGGSALSDMGYIPKTWYFVGGLSISGLSLALLPFAWTYSSVCFWCALFGLASGIYVGITAVIMADMLGTERLTSSYGISLFVNGLLQLVGPPLCNYWFEAVNDYNPLFHALGLTLLAGASLWSFMPWINRRKANAEEQLDAQIEKAAVDSY from the exons TGagtttaataaacaaaaaagatGACAAAGAATACGACCTTGTCCCACCTGATGGTGGTTGGGGTTGGTTAGTGCTGCTGGGCTCGTGCTTGACTAACATTTTAATCCCTGGCAcaataaaaagttttggaGTATTATTTTCGGAGTTCACCGATGCATTCAACTCTTCTCCTACGAAGGCTGCCTGGATACCAGCCCTGTGTTATTTTCTTTATAGTTCATTGG GCCCGGTTTCAAGCATTCTATCTGTGAAGTACTCATATCGTACTGTCACCCTTCTTGGTGGGGCATCTGCGTCACTGGGTATGATACTCTCCTTCTGGGCATCATCTATTGAGTTCTTGTATATCAG CTATGGCGTTTTGGTCGGAATCGGGGCTGGTCTCTCTTTCCCCCCCACAGTTTACATTGTGACGTCGTATTTTGCGAAACTACGCGGATTAGCGAATGGCCTCTGCATTTCCGGTAGTGCTTTAGGCAGCATAATTTTGCCGCCCCTTCTTCGTTGGCTACTAGAGACCTATGGCTATCACGGCTCCTGCCTAATTATGGGTGGCATTACTTTGAACGTATTTGTCGCTGCTCTTTTCTATGAGCCTGTTGAACAACATATGGTACGAGTACCTCGTGCTCGCCAGGCTTTGGAAAATATTCCAGAAGAGGAGGATATTGGAATCGTAATGAAGTTCGAAAATGTTGACGAGCCGGTTCCCAAAAATGAGCCGGCTGACAAGCCATTGTTACCATATAATTCGCCTCCTTCTCCTCTGTATTTACCTGGCGATGAGAGGCTGCAGTTTGTGCGTAGCGCATCCGCAGCTGTTGTCCAAAGCTACTCAAAGTCTGGAGACGAGTTTCAGTCTCGATCGCGTAAGATCAGTACGCCGGTGAGGTTACCCCAGAGAAATCAGACTTTTACGCCTGGCCAACTTAACTCGCAATCATCATTGTACGCTGTGCCAGAGGGGCGATCAAGCTCCAACAAACTGACTCTGCGAAATTCGTCAAAGTCACGGTTATCCAAGCGCTCGCCTTCAACAAGCAGTTTTTTATACGTCAGCACACCATATCATGGCAGCACATTGTCGTTTCAACCGAAAGAATTTTCCTCGCATTTGTCCCTTCGCTCTATGGGGAGTAGTGGAACGGGACATGCAGGCGACTCAACCGGGCAAGATGGATCTTATGCCGACGTCGACGCCCGAGGCCAGGCACAACAGCCGCAACGATCGAAGTTTTTTGATCTAAGCCTTTTAAAAGACCCTATGTACTTGGTCATACTAATTTCGAATTCGACGAATGCCATAAGCTACACGAACTTTATTATATTGCTGCCCAGTTTTGGAGAAGCCAGGGGCTTTAACAAATCATTATCTGCATATTTGCTTTCAGTTGTATCAGCCACGGATCTAATTGGACGTATTGGCGGGTCAGCACTTTCGGACATGGGGTACATACCTAAGACCTGGTACTTTGTTGGTGGCTTGTCCATATCGGGGCTTTCTCTTGCCCTTCTGCCTTTTGCATGGACATACAGCTCTGTATGTTTTTGGTGTGCACTCTTTGGGTTAGCTTCTGGTATTTACGTCGGAATAACTGCAGTAATCATGGCAGACATGCTTGGAACGGAACGCTTGACATCATCGTATGGCATCAGCCTTTTCGTTAATGGCTTGTTGCAGTTGGTTGGGCCGCCATTATGTAACTACTGGTTCGAGGCGGTCAATGATTATAATCCTCTCTTCCACGCCCTCGGCTTAACGCTCCTGGCTGGAGCTAGCCTTTGGAGTTTTATGCCATGGATTAACCGACGCAAAGCTAATGCGGAGGAGCAACTAGATGCACAAATCGAAAAAGCGGCTGTCGATAGCTACTAA